One genomic segment of Bacteroides caccae includes these proteins:
- the rlmD gene encoding 23S rRNA (uracil(1939)-C(5))-methyltransferase RlmD: MDVAAEGKAIAKVNDLVIFVPYVVPGDVVDLQIKRKKNKYAEAEAVKFHELSPNRAVPFCQHYGVCGGCKWQVLPYPEQIRYKQKQVEDNLRRIGKIELPEISPILGSAKTEFYRNKLEFTFSNKRWLTNEEVRQDVKYDQMNAVGFHIPGAFDKVLAIEKCWLQDDISNRIRNAIRDYAYEHDYSFINLRTQEGMLRNMIVRTSSTGELMVIVICKITEDHEMELFKQLLQFVADSFPEITSLLYIINNKCNDTINDLDVYVFKGNDHIFEEMEGLRFKVGPKSFYQTNSEQAYNLYKVAREFAGLTGNELVYDLYTGTGTIANFVSRRARQVIGIEYVPEAIEDAKVNAEINDIKNTLFYAGDMKDILTQEFINEHGRPDVIITDPPRAGMHQDVVDVILFAEPKRIVYVSCNPATQARDLQLLDEKYKVKAVQPVDMFPHTHHVENVVLLELR, encoded by the coding sequence ATGGATGTGGCTGCCGAAGGAAAAGCCATTGCAAAAGTAAACGACCTGGTAATTTTTGTTCCTTACGTAGTGCCGGGTGATGTCGTAGACCTGCAAATCAAGCGTAAAAAAAATAAATATGCCGAAGCCGAAGCGGTAAAGTTCCACGAACTATCGCCCAATCGTGCAGTTCCTTTCTGCCAGCACTATGGTGTTTGCGGCGGCTGTAAATGGCAAGTGCTACCCTATCCGGAGCAGATCAGATACAAGCAAAAGCAGGTGGAAGACAACCTGAGACGTATCGGAAAGATTGAACTTCCGGAGATTTCGCCGATTTTAGGTTCCGCAAAAACAGAGTTTTACCGGAACAAACTGGAATTTACATTTTCCAACAAACGTTGGTTGACGAACGAAGAAGTCCGTCAGGATGTGAAGTATGACCAGATGAATGCAGTAGGTTTCCATATTCCGGGAGCATTCGACAAGGTATTGGCAATCGAAAAGTGCTGGTTGCAGGATGATATATCCAACCGGATTCGTAATGCGATACGCGATTATGCTTATGAGCATGACTACTCATTTATCAACCTGCGTACGCAAGAAGGTATGTTACGGAATATGATTGTCCGCACTTCCTCCACAGGTGAACTAATGGTAATCGTGATCTGCAAGATTACGGAAGATCATGAAATGGAACTGTTCAAGCAGTTGCTTCAATTCGTGGCAGATTCTTTCCCGGAAATAACTTCTCTCCTATACATTATTAATAATAAGTGCAACGATACGATCAATGATCTGGATGTGTATGTGTTCAAAGGAAACGATCATATCTTTGAAGAAATGGAAGGATTGCGTTTCAAAGTGGGACCGAAATCATTCTATCAAACAAATTCAGAACAGGCATATAATTTATATAAGGTAGCCCGCGAGTTTGCCGGACTGACCGGAAATGAACTTGTATATGACCTTTACACCGGAACCGGAACTATCGCCAACTTCGTATCACGCCGGGCTCGTCAGGTGATTGGTATCGAGTATGTGCCGGAAGCCATTGAAGACGCAAAGGTGAACGCAGAAATCAACGATATTAAGAATACCCTGTTTTATGCAGGTGACATGAAGGATATTCTGACTCAGGAATTTATCAACGAGCATGGACGTCCGGATGTTATCATCACCGACCCTCCTCGTGCAGGTATGCATCAGGATGTGGTGGATGTAATCTTGTTTGCCGAACCCAAACGAATTGTTTACGTAAGCTGTAATCCCGCCACTCAGGCACGTGACCTGCAATTACTGGACGAAAAATATAAGGTGAAGGCCGTGCAGCCGGTAGATATGTTCCCTCATACTCACCACGTGGAAAATGTGGTATTGCTGGAACTCCGATAA